In Gemmobacter sp., the sequence ATCCCCTCGATCCGCCCGGTTCCGGTATGCTGCCAGAAGGTCCAGCCCTGCCCCGGATAGACCGAGGACGGATGATCGGCCACCGCGCGCAGCCAGAATTCGGCGCGCAGATCGCCGATGCCGGTGTCCTTGTAGAAATCGGGCGTGGTGTAGATGATCGGGCGCTGGCCGTAATGCGCTTCCAGCCGGTCAAGGAATATCCGCGCCTCGCGCCGCACATGGGCACCGTCGGGGCGCTGCGGGCAGTTGCGCGACCGGGGCCATTCCAGATCCAGCACCGGCGGCAGGGCGCCCGCCTCGCGCGGGACATTGCGGATGAACCAGTCGGCCTGTTCGGCCCCGCCCCGGCAATGATACCAGAAGTGATAGGCGCCGCGCGGCACCCCCGCCCGGCGCGCCTCGGCCCAGTGATAGCGGAATTCGGGGTCGATATGATCGCCCCCTTCGGTCGCCTTGATGAAGGCAAAGGACACCCCCGCCGCCTGCGCCACCGGCCAGTCGATGCCGGTGTTCCAGCGCGAAATGTCGATGCCATGCACGGCATAGGCATGGGGCGTGCGCCCCGGCCAGTCCACGGGCTTGGCATCGTCGAACCGCGGGGCGGTCTGGGTGACCGGCGCCATCGGGCGGTGACGCGGCGCGGCGCCACAGGCGGCCAGCGCCACCAGCATCAGCAGGCTGACCAGCAGGGCGGAAGGGGGGCGGCGAAAGGCAGGGGTCATGGCGGCTCCGGTCGGACGGGGCCGTTGTGCCCTGCCCGCCCGGCCCTGTCACCTCCCCGGCCCGGGGCGCGGCGTTCACGAAACCGTCAGCGCGCGGTCAGCCCTGCACCCCCGCCAGTTCGTCCCAGCAGGCAAAGGCGCGGGCGGCATACATCAGCGCCGGGCCACCCCCCATCTGCACCGCCATCGCCACCACATCGGCCATCTCCTCGCGCGTGGCCCCGGCCTTCATCAGCGCCTCGACATGAAAGCCGATGCAGGGCTCGCAGCATTGCGCAACGGCAATACCAAGCGCCACGTATTCCTTGTGCTTGAATTCCAGCACGCCATTTTCCTTGACCCCCTTGGACAGGGCGGCAAAGCCCTTGGCGGTTTCGGGAATGGCCTTGTTCAGCAGGCGCAGGTCATCGCGCTGTTTGGCGATCTTGGCGGTCCAGTCCATGGCGGTCTCCTTGATGTCGGAACCTCCATGGACCATGGCCGGCCGACCCGCCTTGATCTGGGTCAACACATTCGCCCGGCGCGATATGTTCGCGGTCAGCCGAACCGCGCCGGGCTGACGGCGGCGACCAATGCGGCCCCCGCGTCGGGCGCGCGGCCCAGCACCAGAGCCGCCCCCAGGCGCGAGGCGGCCGGCGCGGTCTGGAACCCATAGCCGCCCTGACCGGCCTGCCAGAAGAACCCCTCTGCCACCGGATCGGGGCCGATCACCAGCACCCGGTCGGGCGAAAAGGTGCGCAGGCCGGCCCAGCTGGACAGCAGCCGGGTCACCGGCTCGGTCGCATAGGCCTCGTATCGCGCCAGCCCCTCGGCCAGCACGGTATCATCGGCCCAGGCATCATGCGGCTCCATCGGGTGTTCCTCGGCCGGCGATACCACCAGCGCCCCGGCATCGGGCTTGGCATACCAGCTTTCGCCGGGGCCGAATGTCATCGGCCAGCCCGACACATCCATGCCGGCAGGCGCCGGGATGCGCGCCATCGACCGCCGCATCGGCTGATAGCGCGGGCCGGCAACGCCCGCCATCGCCGCCACCTCGTTCACCCAGGATCCGGCGGCATTCACCAGAATCGGCGCCGCCAGCTCCCGGTCGCCCACCCGCACGCGCCACAGCCCGCCCGTCCGGGCAATCCCGGTCACGCGCGATTTCAGCCGCACCTCGCCCCCGGCGGCCCGGATCGCCTTCACGCTGTCCTGCAACAGCTTGTCGGTGTCGATGTCGAACACATCGTCGCGCCCGCCCGCCATGGCCACCACATCGCGGCGCAACACCGGCATGCGGGCGAACACCGCCTCCAGATCCAGCCGGTCCATCGCCATGGTGCGCAAGTCGCTCTCGAACGCCTCGCGTTCATCGGCGCGCGCCACCAGGAACACCCCGCGCGGCGACAGCAGGCCCGACGCATGATACCAGTCCGCGCTGGCATAGGACAGGTCGCGCACCGGCGCCAGGCCATAGGTCGGTTCGAACAGCGCCGCCGACCGGCCCGAGGTATGATAGCCCACGGCCGCCTCGGCCTCCAGCACCACGACCTTCGCCGCATCCGCCAGTCGCGCGCCCAGCGTCAGCCCCGCCACGCCGCCACCGATGATCAGAACGTCCGCATCCATCGCCTGCCCCTTTGCCTTTTTCCAAATACCCCCGCCGGAGGCATCCACACTTTCCACCCCGCGCACCGCCCCGCGACAAGGCGCACGCCGCGCCAGCGGCGCACGGCCCAAGGCGCGGTGACGGGCCCTGCCCGTCGCCGGGCCGCGGGAGAGCCGCGCCTACAGCTCTTCCACCGCCAGAACGCCCTGCACCGCCTTCAACGCCCCCTTGACCTGCGGCCCCAGCGGCCATTGGCCCGGCAAGGCGATGTCGATTTCCTGCCCGCTGTCGCCATCGGCCACGCAGACGGTCACCTGCCCCTTTGCCATCCGCCCGGCATCGGCGCGGGCGCGTTCCAGCAGGGCGGCCACCGCCGCCGCAGCCTGCGCCTCGGCCAGATGCACGCGCAGCGCCTGCGCCCCGGCATCGGCGGCCAGCGTTTCCACCGGCTGGACCCCGCGCGCCAGCAGTTTCAGGCTGTCGCCTTCCAGCGTCGCCTCGACCGTCAGGACAACGTTCATCCCCGGCTCCAGGAACTGCCGGGTCTGGTCCAGCACATCGGAAAACACCGTCACCTCATAAAGGCCGGTCGGATCCGAACAGGCCACAAAGGCGAACCTGTTCCCGCGCGAGGATTTGCGTTCCTGCCGCGCGCCGACCGATCCGGCCAGCTTGGCCACCACCGGCCCGCCTTCGGCCCGGCGCGACACCTCGGCCAGCGTCATCACGTTCTTGCGCTTCAACGCGCCCATCCAGTCGTCCAGCGGATGGCCCGACAGATAGAACCCGATCGCCTGATGTTCCTGCTGCAACCGTTCCACCGGCAGCCAGTCGTTGCGCCCGACCAGGCGCGGTGGCGGCAGGTCGGCCCCCGCCTCGCCGAACAGCGACACCTGCGCCGATCCCCGCGCCTCGTGCACCGCGGCCGACCAGGCGACAAGGCCGTCCAGCGCCTCGAACACCCTGGCGCGGTTGCCATCCAGCAGGTCAAAGGCACCCGCCCGCGCCAGCATTTCCAGCGGCCGCTTGCCGACCTTTTTCAGATCCACCCGGCTGGCGAAATCCGCGAGGTCGCGGAACGGCTGGCCCCCGCGCGCCGCCACGATCATCCGCATCGCCTCGACGCCGACGTTCTTCAGGGCCCCCAGCGCATAGACCACCCGGCCCTTGTCCACCGTAAAGGTCGCATCCGATCGGTTGACGCACGGGGGCACCACCTCGATCCCCATCCGGTCCACTTCGCGCTTGTAGACGTTCAGCTTGTCGGTCAGATGGATATCGCAGTTCATCACCGCGGCCATGAATTCCACCGGATGGTTCGCCTTCAGCCATGCGGTCTGATAGCTGACCACCGCATAGGCCGCCGCATGCGACTTGTTGAAGCCGTAGTTCGCGAATTTCTCCAGCAGGTCAAAGACCTCTCCGGCTTTCTTCGCGTCGATCCCATGGGTCGCCCTGGCACCGTCGACGAATTTCGGCCGTTCCTTGGCCATCTCCTCGGGAATCTTCTTGCCCATCGCCCGGCGCAACAGGTCGGCGCCGCCCAGCGAATAGCCCGCCATGACCTGCGCAATCTGCATCACCTGTTCCTGATAAACGATGATGCCTTGGGTTTCCTTGAGAATGCTGTCGATGGTCGGGTGGATGGATTCCAGATCGCGCGTGCCGTTCTTGACCTCGCAATAGGTCGGGATGTTTTCCATCGGGCCGGGCCGATACAGCGCCACCAGCGCCACGATATCCTCGATGCAGGTGGGCTTCATGCGCCGCAGCGCATCCATCATGCCGCTGGATTCCACCTGGAACACGGCCACGGTGCGGGCCGCCGAATACAGCTGATATGATGCTTCATCATCCAGCGGTATCGCGTTGATTTCGTTGATCGCGCCTTCGGGCGGGGCATATAGCTGCCGCCCGTCCGCCGCCTCGTGCAGGTTGCGGCCCTGACCCCGGATCAGGTCCAGCGCGTTCTGGATCACCGTCAGCGTCTTGAGACCCAGGAAGTCGAACTTCACCAGCCCCGCCGCCTCGACCCATTTCATGTTGAACTGGGTTGCCGGCATGTCGGATCGCGGATCGCGATACAACGGCACCAGCTCGTCCAGCGGCCGATCCCCGATCACCACCCCCGCCGCGTGGGTCGAGGCGTTGCGCAGCAATCCCTCGATCTTTTCGGCATGGCCCAGCAGGCGCCCGACAACCTCTTCCCTCGCCGCCTCGCGCAAGCGAGGTTCGTCGGCCAAGGCCTTGGTGATGCTGACAGGTTTCACCCCTTCGACCGGGATCATCTTCGACAGCTTGTCGACCTGCCCATAGGACATCTGCAACACGCGGCCCACATCGCGCACCGCCGCCTTGGACAGCAGCGCGCCAAAGGTGATGATCTGGGCCACCTTGTCGCGGCCGTATTTGCCCTGCACATACTGGATCACCTCCTCGCGGCGATCCATGCAGAAGTCGATGTCGAAGTCGGGCATGCTGACCCGTTCGGGGTTCAGGAACCGTTCGAACAGCAGCGCATAGCGCAAGGGGTCAAGGTCGGTGATCGTCAGCACATAGGCCACAAGCGACCCTGCGCCCGACCCCCGACCCGGCCCCACCGGAATGCCCTGCGCCTTGCCCCATTTGATGAAATCGGCCACGATCAGGAAATAGCCGGGAAAGCCCATCTTTTCGATGATCCCCAGCTCAAACCGCAACCGCTCCTCATAGACCTCGCGCGGGGCGGCCAGCGGGATCACGGCCAGCCGGGCATCCAGGCCTTGCCAGGCCTGGCGGCGCAGTTCCTCCACCTCGTCCTCGGCAAAGCGCGGCAGGATCGGCTTGCGCTTTTTCGCGGCATAGGCGCAGCGGCGGGCAATCTCGACCGTGTTCTCGATGGCTTCGGGCAGGTCGGCGAACAGCGCGGCCATCTCCTCGGCCGTCTTGAAGCAGTGATGCGGCGTCAGCCGGCGGCGCGGCGCGGTCTGGTCGACATAGGCGCCATCGGCGATGCACAGCAGGGCATCATGCGCCTCGTACATGTCGGCCTTGGGAAAATGCACGTCGTTGGTCGCCACCAGCGGCAGGTCCATGGCATAGGCCAGTTCGACGAAGCCGCGCTCGGTGGCCCGCTCTGCCTCGGTATGGCGGCCGTCCTCGCCCGGATGGCGCTGCAATTCCACGTACAGCCGGTCGGGATAGATGCTGGCCAGCCGGCCCAGCAGCGCCTCGGCCCGCGCGGCCTGTCCGGCCTGCAACAGCCGGCCCACCGGCCCCTCGGCCCCTCCGGTCAGGCAGATGATGCCGTCGGCATGGGCCTCCAGCTCCTCCAGCGTGACCTGCACCGCCTCCATGCTCTGCGGCAGATAGAGGCACGAGTTCAGCTTCATCAGGTTCATGTAGCCGGCTTCGGACTGCGCCAGCAGCACCAGCGCGGCCGGCGCGCGCGGCTTTTCGCCCGGTTGCGCCACGTCATAGCGGACCGAAATCTGGCACCCGATGATCGGCTGCACCCCCGCCCCCAGCGCGGTAACCGAAAATTCCAGCGCCGCAAACAGGTTGTTGCTGTCGGTCACCGCCACGGCCGGCATGCCGGCCGCCGCCGTCGCCTTGACCAGCGCCTTCAGGGGAAAGGCCCCTTCCAGCAGCGAATGTTCGGTATGGGTGCGCAGGTGGATGAATCGGGCTTTGCTCATGGCCGCAGACTAGCCACGGCGGTGCGGCCAGTTCCAGCCCCGAAACGGCGCTGCCCGGAAAAGCGGCATTGCCCCATTCTTCGGGCATTCCGAAAGGTGTTTCCGCCCAAACCGTGAACAACCTGCTGGACAAGCCCCCGCGCGCGCGCTTTGCTGGCGATAACGGAGTGCCCCCGGCCTTACGCCGCATCGGGACGGGGGCGAAACTCCACCATCAGGGACGTACCGCGGCGGAACGACAGTATGACCGAGATCGCGTTTCTTCTGAACGGAACGCCCGTCCGCTTGCGCGAGGTTGCGCCGACCCGGACCCTTCTCGACTGGCTGCGCGAGGATCGCGGGCTGACCGGCACCAAGGAGGGCTGCAACGAAGGCGATTGCGGCGCCTGCACGATCATGGTCACCGATGCCGGCGGCGCCCGGGCGCTGAACGCCTGCATCCTGTTCCTGCCCCAGCTGCACGGCAAGGCGGTGCGCACCGTCGAAGGCATGGCCGGCCCCGATGGCCAGCTGCATCCGGTGCAACAGGCGATGGTCGATTGCCACGGCAGCCAATGCGGCTTTTGCACCCCGGGCTTCGTCGGATCCATGGTCACGGCCCATCTGAACGGCGAGACGGACCACGATACGGTGCTGGCCGGCAACCTGTGCCGCTGCACCGGCTATGCCCCGATCCTCCGCGCCGCCCAATCCGCCGCCAGCCAGCCCGCGCCGGATTGGGTGCGCGACGACCCGGCCTCCTTTGCCTTTTCTGAAATACCCCCGGGGTCCGGGGGTGGAACCCCCGGGGTCGCCATCCCGCGCACCGCCGACGATCTGGCAGACTGGTGCCTTGCCAACCCGGATGGCCGGCTGATCGCCGGTGCCACCGATGTGGGCCTGTGGGTGACCAAGCAGCTGCGCGACCTCGGCCCCGTGGCCTTTGTCGCCGGCATCCCCGATCTGCGCGGCGTCACCATCACCGACGCCCATATCCGCATCGGCGCCACCACCACGATGGAGGAGCTGCGCCACGCCATCGCCCCGCATCACCCCGATTTCGCCGAAATGCTGCGCCGCTTCGCCTCGGTCCAGGTGCGGAACGCGGCGACGCTGGGGGGCAATATCGCCAATGGCTCGCCCATCGGCGATGCGCCGCCGGTGCTGATCGCGCTGGGGGCGCGGCTGCACCTGCGCCGGGGCGCGGCGCGGCGCGACATGGCGCTGGAGGAGTTCTTCCTCGACTACGGCAAGCAGGACCGCCAGCCCGGCGAATTCGTCGAAGCCGTGACCATCCCGCGCCAGCCCGACCGGCTGAAATGCTACAAGCTGTCGAAACGTTTCGACCAGGATATTTCGGCGGTGATGGGCGCGTTCAGCATCACGCTGGACCAGGGCCGCGTGACACAGGCCCGCATCGCCTTTGGCGGCATGGCCGGCACGCCGAAACGCGCGCGTGGCGCCGAGGCGGCGCTGATCGGCGCCGACTGGTCCGAACGCGCCGTTGCGACCGCCTGCGCCGCGCTGGCACAGGATTTCACCCCGCTGTCCGATATGCGCGCCTCGGCCGCCTATCGCATGCAGGCCGCGCAGGGCATGCTGCGCCGCTACTGGCTGGAGGACCGGGGCCTTGCCCCCCGCATCCTGGAGATCGGGGCATGAGCGTTGCCAAACCCCTGCCGCATGATTCCGGCCCGCTGCATGTGACGGGCCAGGCCCGCTATCTGGACGACATCCCCCTGCCTGCCAATGCGTTGCATCTGGCCTTTGGCCTGTCGGGCGTGGCGCATGGCCGCATCCGGTCGATGGATCTGTCGGCGGTGCGGGCAGCGCCCGGCGTGGTGGCGGTGATGGTGGCCGGCGATCTGCCCTTTGCCAACGATTGCAGCCCCTCGGCCCATGACGAGCCGCTGCTGGCGGTGGAAACGGTGCATTACGTCGGCCAGCAGATCTTTCTGGTCGCCGCGACCAGCCATCTGGCCGCCCGCAAGGCCGCCCGGCTGGCACAGGTGGACTACGAAGACCTGCCCGCCCTGCTGACCCATGATCAGGCGCTGGCCGCCGGCAGCCGGTTCGGCCCGCCGGTCATCTGGTCGCGCGGCGATGCGGCGGCGGCCATCGCAGCGGCGCCCCGCCGCCTGGAAGGGCGGCTGGAGCTGGGCGGCCAGGAACATTTCTACCTGGAAGGCCAGGCCGCGCTGGCAAGTCCCGGCGAACATGGCGACATGCATGTCGTCTCCTCGACCCAGCATCCGACCGAGATCCAGCACAAGGTGGCCGAGGCGATCGGCCTGCCGATGCATGCCGTGCGGGTGGAATGCCGGCGGATGGGCGGCGGCTTTGGCGGCAAGGAAAGCCAGGGCAACGCCCTTGCCGTGGCCTGCGCGGTGATGGTGCGGGCGACGGGTCGGCCCTGCAAGATGCGCTATGACCGCGACGACGATATGGTCATCACCGGCAAGCGCCACGATTTCCGCATCGACTACCGCGTCGGGTTCGAGGCGGATGGCCGCATCCTGGGGGTCGAGTTCCTGCACGCCACCCGTGCCGGCTGGGCGCAGGATCTGACCCACCCGGTCGCAGACCGCGCCATGCTGCATGCCGACAATGCCTATTGGCTGCCTGCCATCCGCATCGAAAGCCACCGCCTGCGCACCAATACCCAAAGCGCCACCGCCTATCGCGGTTTTGGCGGGCCGCAGGGCATGGCGGGGATCGAACGGGTGCTGGACCATGTGGCCCATGCCGTCGGGCGCGATCCGCTGGAGGTGCGGCGGCTGAATTTTTACGCCGCGCCTGTGGAGGCCCCGGGGGCCTTGCCCCCGGACCCCCAGGGTATTTTGAAAAAGGCAAAGCAGGCCGGCGCCGTCCAGACCACGCATTATGGGCAGGAGGTGCGGGATTTCGTGCTGCACGATCTGGTGGCGCGGCTGGAAGCCTCGTCCGATTATGCGGCGCGGCGGGCGGCGGTGCGGGACTGGAACGCGGCCAATGCGGTGATCAAGCGCGGCCTCGCGCTGACGCCGGTGAAGTTCGGGATTTCCTTCACGCTGACGCATCTGAACCAGGCCGGCGCGCTGGTGCATGTGTATCAGGATGGGTCGATCCATCTGAACCATGGCGGCACCGAGATGGGACAGGGCCTGTTCCAGAAGGTGGCGCAGGTGGCGGCCAGCGAATTCGGCGTGGACATGGATGCGGTGAGGATCACCGCGACCGATACCGCCAAGGTGCCGAACACCTCGGCCACGGCGGCCTCCTCGGGGTCGGATCTGAACGGCATGGCGGTGCAGGCCGCCTGTGCCGAGATCCGCGGCCGCATTGCCGCGCATCTGGCCGAACGGCATCAGGTGGCGCCCGGGGCGGTG encodes:
- a CDS encoding FAD-dependent oxidoreductase, coding for MDADVLIIGGGVAGLTLGARLADAAKVVVLEAEAAVGYHTSGRSAALFEPTYGLAPVRDLSYASADWYHASGLLSPRGVFLVARADEREAFESDLRTMAMDRLDLEAVFARMPVLRRDVVAMAGGRDDVFDIDTDKLLQDSVKAIRAAGGEVRLKSRVTGIARTGGLWRVRVGDRELAAPILVNAAGSWVNEVAAMAGVAGPRYQPMRRSMARIPAPAGMDVSGWPMTFGPGESWYAKPDAGALVVSPAEEHPMEPHDAWADDTVLAEGLARYEAYATEPVTRLLSSWAGLRTFSPDRVLVIGPDPVAEGFFWQAGQGGYGFQTAPAASRLGAALVLGRAPDAGAALVAAVSPARFG
- a CDS encoding carboxymuconolactone decarboxylase family protein, with the protein product MDWTAKIAKQRDDLRLLNKAIPETAKGFAALSKGVKENGVLEFKHKEYVALGIAVAQCCEPCIGFHVEALMKAGATREEMADVVAMAVQMGGGPALMYAARAFACWDELAGVQG
- a CDS encoding GH25 family lysozyme; protein product: MTPAFRRPPSALLVSLLMLVALAACGAAPRHRPMAPVTQTAPRFDDAKPVDWPGRTPHAYAVHGIDISRWNTGIDWPVAQAAGVSFAFIKATEGGDHIDPEFRYHWAEARRAGVPRGAYHFWYHCRGGAEQADWFIRNVPREAGALPPVLDLEWPRSRNCPQRPDGAHVRREARIFLDRLEAHYGQRPIIYTTPDFYKDTGIGDLRAEFWLRAVADHPSSVYPGQGWTFWQHTGTGRIEGIPGTVDINAFRGSPAAWAGWLSSRRQ
- the dnaE gene encoding DNA polymerase III subunit alpha; this encodes MSKARFIHLRTHTEHSLLEGAFPLKALVKATAAAGMPAVAVTDSNNLFAALEFSVTALGAGVQPIIGCQISVRYDVAQPGEKPRAPAALVLLAQSEAGYMNLMKLNSCLYLPQSMEAVQVTLEELEAHADGIICLTGGAEGPVGRLLQAGQAARAEALLGRLASIYPDRLYVELQRHPGEDGRHTEAERATERGFVELAYAMDLPLVATNDVHFPKADMYEAHDALLCIADGAYVDQTAPRRRLTPHHCFKTAEEMAALFADLPEAIENTVEIARRCAYAAKKRKPILPRFAEDEVEELRRQAWQGLDARLAVIPLAAPREVYEERLRFELGIIEKMGFPGYFLIVADFIKWGKAQGIPVGPGRGSGAGSLVAYVLTITDLDPLRYALLFERFLNPERVSMPDFDIDFCMDRREEVIQYVQGKYGRDKVAQIITFGALLSKAAVRDVGRVLQMSYGQVDKLSKMIPVEGVKPVSITKALADEPRLREAAREEVVGRLLGHAEKIEGLLRNASTHAAGVVIGDRPLDELVPLYRDPRSDMPATQFNMKWVEAAGLVKFDFLGLKTLTVIQNALDLIRGQGRNLHEAADGRQLYAPPEGAINEINAIPLDDEASYQLYSAARTVAVFQVESSGMMDALRRMKPTCIEDIVALVALYRPGPMENIPTYCEVKNGTRDLESIHPTIDSILKETQGIIVYQEQVMQIAQVMAGYSLGGADLLRRAMGKKIPEEMAKERPKFVDGARATHGIDAKKAGEVFDLLEKFANYGFNKSHAAAYAVVSYQTAWLKANHPVEFMAAVMNCDIHLTDKLNVYKREVDRMGIEVVPPCVNRSDATFTVDKGRVVYALGALKNVGVEAMRMIVAARGGQPFRDLADFASRVDLKKVGKRPLEMLARAGAFDLLDGNRARVFEALDGLVAWSAAVHEARGSAQVSLFGEAGADLPPPRLVGRNDWLPVERLQQEHQAIGFYLSGHPLDDWMGALKRKNVMTLAEVSRRAEGGPVVAKLAGSVGARQERKSSRGNRFAFVACSDPTGLYEVTVFSDVLDQTRQFLEPGMNVVLTVEATLEGDSLKLLARGVQPVETLAADAGAQALRVHLAEAQAAAAVAALLERARADAGRMAKGQVTVCVADGDSGQEIDIALPGQWPLGPQVKGALKAVQGVLAVEEL
- the xdhB gene encoding xanthine dehydrogenase molybdopterin binding subunit, translated to MSVAKPLPHDSGPLHVTGQARYLDDIPLPANALHLAFGLSGVAHGRIRSMDLSAVRAAPGVVAVMVAGDLPFANDCSPSAHDEPLLAVETVHYVGQQIFLVAATSHLAARKAARLAQVDYEDLPALLTHDQALAAGSRFGPPVIWSRGDAAAAIAAAPRRLEGRLELGGQEHFYLEGQAALASPGEHGDMHVVSSTQHPTEIQHKVAEAIGLPMHAVRVECRRMGGGFGGKESQGNALAVACAVMVRATGRPCKMRYDRDDDMVITGKRHDFRIDYRVGFEADGRILGVEFLHATRAGWAQDLTHPVADRAMLHADNAYWLPAIRIESHRLRTNTQSATAYRGFGGPQGMAGIERVLDHVAHAVGRDPLEVRRLNFYAAPVEAPGALPPDPQGILKKAKQAGAVQTTHYGQEVRDFVLHDLVARLEASSDYAARRAAVRDWNAANAVIKRGLALTPVKFGISFTLTHLNQAGALVHVYQDGSIHLNHGGTEMGQGLFQKVAQVAASEFGVDMDAVRITATDTAKVPNTSATAASSGSDLNGMAVQAACAEIRGRIAAHLAERHQVAPGAVVFRDGRVQVGGADYSFAEVAGMAYAARISLSATGFYKTPEITWDRVRGQGRPFYYFAYGAAVTEVAVDTLSGENRILRVDILHDAGASLNPALDIGQIEGGYVQGAGWLTTEELVWDDSGRLRTHAPSTYKIPACGDRPRIFNVALYGRENPEPTIYRSKAVGEPPFMLGISALMALSDAVAACGDGTRYPDLGGPATAERVLRAIRRQEGRDV
- the xdhA gene encoding xanthine dehydrogenase small subunit — encoded protein: MTEIAFLLNGTPVRLREVAPTRTLLDWLREDRGLTGTKEGCNEGDCGACTIMVTDAGGARALNACILFLPQLHGKAVRTVEGMAGPDGQLHPVQQAMVDCHGSQCGFCTPGFVGSMVTAHLNGETDHDTVLAGNLCRCTGYAPILRAAQSAASQPAPDWVRDDPASFAFSEIPPGSGGGTPGVAIPRTADDLADWCLANPDGRLIAGATDVGLWVTKQLRDLGPVAFVAGIPDLRGVTITDAHIRIGATTTMEELRHAIAPHHPDFAEMLRRFASVQVRNAATLGGNIANGSPIGDAPPVLIALGARLHLRRGAARRDMALEEFFLDYGKQDRQPGEFVEAVTIPRQPDRLKCYKLSKRFDQDISAVMGAFSITLDQGRVTQARIAFGGMAGTPKRARGAEAALIGADWSERAVATACAALAQDFTPLSDMRASAAYRMQAAQGMLRRYWLEDRGLAPRILEIGA